A genomic region of Ochotona princeps isolate mOchPri1 chromosome 17, mOchPri1.hap1, whole genome shotgun sequence contains the following coding sequences:
- the LIG3 gene encoding DNA ligase 3 isoform X5 — MTLALKILFPQRLRALVRKELCLFRDQRHWPHIRQFSCWLEAGLHGRRLLQGSRPVLSFGGGPLRPRATCLVFLSGSHVGLCSGPREMAEQRFCVDYAKRGTAGCKKCKEKIVKGVCRIGKVVPNPFSESGGEMKEWYHIKCMFEKLERARATTKKIEDLTELEGWEELEDNEKEQIAQHIADLSSKAAGTPKKKAVVQATLTSTGQVSSPVKGTSFATNANPRKFSGFSAKPNSSGPQSSSSPTLKASLSSSKCDPKHKDCLLREFRKLCATVAENPSYNTKTQIIQDFLRKGSTGGGFHGDTYLTVKLLLPGVIKSVYNLNDKQIVKLFSRVFNCNPDDMARDLEQGDVSETIRVFFEQSKSFPPASKSLLTIQEVDEFLLRLSKLTKEDEQQQALQDIASRCTANDLKCIIRLIKHDLKMNAGAKHVLDALDPNAYEAFKASRNLQDVVERVLHNEQEVGKEPGRKRALSVQASLMTPVQPMLAEACKSIEYAMKKCPNGMFSEIKYDGERVQVHKNGDHFSYFSRSLKPVLPHKVAHFKDYIPKAFPGGHSMILDSEVLLIDNNTGKPLPFGTLGVHKKAAFQDANVCLFVFDCIYFNDVSLMDRPLCERRNFLHDNMVEIPNRIMFSEMKQVTKASDLADMINRVIREGLEGLVLKDVKGTYEPGKRHWLKVKKDYLNEGAMADTADLVVLGAFYGQGSKGGMMSIFLMGCYDPGSQKWCTVTKCAGGHDDATLARLQKELDMVKISKDPSKIPSWLKINKIYYPDFIVPDPKKAAVWEITGAEFSKSEAHTADGISIRFPRCTRIRDDKDWKSATNLPQLKELYQLSKEKADFTVVAGDEGHSTTGGSNGENGDTSGPAVSRKPSTSAKKTGGKQSDANSKGGNMTATKHSPVKTAEKPARKSSPVKVGQKRKAPEETPCQAKVLLLDIFTGVRLYLPPSTPDFSRLRRYFVAFNGDLVQEFDMASATHVLDSRNKNAEAQLVSPEWIWACIRKRRLVPPC; from the exons ATGACTTTGGCTCTTAAGATCCTCTTCCCACAAAGGCTCCGTGCCCTTGTCCGCAAAGAGCTGTGCCTGTTCCGAGACCAACGCCACTGGCCCCACATCAGACAGTTCAGCTGCTGGTTGGAAGCAGGTCTTCATGGGCGCCGCCTCCTCCAGGGAAGCAGGCCTGTTCTGTCCTTTGGAGGAGGTCCTCTGAGACCGCGTGCCACCTGCCTGGTTTTCCTGTCTGGGTCGCATGTGGGACTGTGCAGTGGCCCCCGGGAGATGGCTGAGCAACGGTTCTGCGTGGACTACGCCAAGCGTGGCACAGCTGGCTGCAAAAAATGCAAGGAAAAGATCGTGAAGGGCGTTTGCCGAATTGGCAAAGTGGTCCCCAATCCCTTCTCAGAATCCGGAGGGGAGATGAAAGAGTGGTATCACATTAAATGCATGTTTGAGAAGCTGGAGCGCGCCCGGGCCACGACCAAAAAAATTGAGGACCTCACAGAGCTGGAAGGCTGGGAAGAGCTGGAAGACAATGAGAAGGAGCAGATAGCCCAGCACATCGCAG ATCTGTCTTCCAAGGCAGCAGGCACACCAAAGAAGAAAGCTGTTGTCCAGGCTACGTTGACATCCACTGGCCAGGTGTCATCACCAGTGAAAGGCACCTCTTTTGCTACCAACGCCAATCCCCGGAAATTTTCTGGCTTTTCAG CTAAACCCAACAGTTCTGGGCCTCAAAGCTCCTCCAGCCCTACCCTTAAGGCAAGTCTGTCCTCAAGCAAATGTGACCCCAAGCACAAGGATTGTCTGCTGAGGGAGTTTCGGAAGTTGTGTGCCACAGTCGCTGAAAACCCCAGCTACAATACCAAGACCCAGATCATCCAGGACTTTCTGCGGAAAGGCTCTACAGGAG GTGGTTTCCATGGTGACACGTACCTGACAGTGAAGCTCCTGCTGCCAGGTGTCATTAAGAGTGTTTACAACTTAAACGATAAGCAGATTGTGAAGCTCTTCAGCCGTGTTTTTAACTGTAACCCGGATGATATGGCACGGGACCTAGAGCAG GGTGACGTGTCAGAGACGATCAGAGTCTTCTTTGAGCAGAGCAAGTCTTTCCCCCCAGCTTCCAAGAGCCTCCTTACCATCCAGGAAGTGGATGAATTCCTCTTGCGACTCTCCAAGCTCACCAAAGAGGATGAGCAGCAACAGGCCCTCCAGGACATCGCCTCCAG GTGTACAGCCAATGACCTGAAGTGCATCATCAGGTTGATCAAACATGACCTGAAAATGAACGCAGGTGCCAAGCATGT GTTAGATGCTCTTGACCCCAATGCCTACGAAGCCTTCAAAGCCTCACGCAACCTGCAGGACGTGGTGGAGCGGGTCCTGCACAACGAGCAGGAGGTGGGGAAGGAGCCAGGCCGCAAACGAGCTCTGAGCGTGCAGGCCTCGCTGATGACGCCTGTGCAGCCCATGCTG GCTGAGGCCTGCAAGTCCATTGAGTACGCGATGAAGAAATGCCCCAATGGCATGTTCTCCGAGATCAAGTATGACGGCGAGCGGGTGCAGGTGCATAAGAATGGTGACCACTTCAGCTACTTCAGCCGCAGTCTGAAGCCCGTCCTGCCTCACAAG gtGGCCCACTTTAAGGACTACATTCCAAAGGCCTTTCCTGGGGGCCACAGCATGATACTAGACTCGGAGGTGCTCTTGATTGACAACAATACAGGAAAACCACTGCCCTTTGGGACTCTGGGAGTGCACAAG AAAGCTGCTTTCCAAGATGCCAATGTCTGCCTGTTTGTGTTTGACTGTATCTACTTCAATGATGTCAGTTTGATGGATCG ACCTCTGTGTGAGCGTCGGAATTTTCTTCATGACAACATGGTTGAAATTCCCAACAGGATCATGTTCTCAGAAATGAAGCAAGTCACA AAAGCTTCGGACCTGGCCGACATGATCAACCGAGTGATCCGGGAGGGCTTGGAAGGGCTGGTGCTGAAGGATGTGAAG GGTACATACGAGCCTGGGAAGCGGCACTGGCTGAAAGTGAAGAAGGACTATCTGAATGAGGGTGCCATGGCTGATACGGCTGACCTCGTCGTCCTGGGGGCCTTCTATGGGCAGGGGAGCAAAG GTGGCATGATGTCAATCTTCCTCATGGGCTGCTATGATCCTGGCAGCCAGAAGTGGTGCACAGTCACTAAGTGTGCAGGAGGCCATGATGATGCGACTCTTGCTCGCCTGCAGAAAGAACTGGACATGGTAAAGATAAGCAAG GATCCCAGCAAAATACCAAGCTGGCTGAAGATCAACAAGATCTACTATCCTGACTTCATTGTCCCAGACCCAAAG AAAGCTGCGGTGTGGGAGATCACAGGGGCTGAATTCTCCAAGTCTGAAGCTCACACAGCTGACGGGATCTCCATCCGATTCCCTCGCTGCACACGAATCCGGGATGATAAGGACTGGAAATCTGCCACGAACCTCCCCCAACTCAAG GAGCTGTATCAGTTGTCCAAGGAGAAAGCTGACTTCACCGTGGTGGCTGGAGATGAAGGGCATTCCACTACAGGGGGCAGTAATGGCGAGAATGGTGACACCTCAGGGCCTGCTGTGTCCCGCAAACCCTCTACCAGTGCCAAGAAGACTGGAGGGAAGCAGAGTGATGCCAACAGCAAAGGTG GTAACATGACGGCCACAAAGCATTCtcctgtgaaaacagcagagaagCCAGCCAGGAAGTCTTCCCCAGTGAAAGTAGGACAGAAGCGGAAAGCTCCTGAGGAGACCCCATGCCAAGCGAAG gtgctgctgctggacATCTTCACTGGGGTGCGGCTCTACTTGCCCCCCTCCACGCCAGACTTCAGCCGTCTCAGACGCTACTTTGTGGCATTCAACGGAGACTTGGTACAAGAATTTGACATGGCTTCAGCCACACACGTGTTGGACAGCAGGAACAAGAATGCTGAGGCCCAGCTTGTCTCCCCAGAGTGGATTTGGGCGTGTATCCGGAAACGGAGACTGGTACCTCCCTGCTAG
- the LIG3 gene encoding DNA ligase 3 isoform X1 has protein sequence MARCRAELGRPCRPPACGPREPRSLATPAHFPRAPRWPLEREARGVLVAVGGSGAAEEGVSCMTLALKILFPQRLRALVRKELCLFRDQRHWPHIRQFSCWLEAGLHGRRLLQGSRPVLSFGGGPLRPRATCLVFLSGSHVGLCSGPREMAEQRFCVDYAKRGTAGCKKCKEKIVKGVCRIGKVVPNPFSESGGEMKEWYHIKCMFEKLERARATTKKIEDLTELEGWEELEDNEKEQIAQHIADLSSKAAGTPKKKAVVQATLTSTGQVSSPVKGTSFATNANPRKFSGFSAKPNSSGPQSSSSPTLKASLSSSKCDPKHKDCLLREFRKLCATVAENPSYNTKTQIIQDFLRKGSTGGGFHGDTYLTVKLLLPGVIKSVYNLNDKQIVKLFSRVFNCNPDDMARDLEQGDVSETIRVFFEQSKSFPPASKSLLTIQEVDEFLLRLSKLTKEDEQQQALQDIASRCTANDLKCIIRLIKHDLKMNAGAKHVLDALDPNAYEAFKASRNLQDVVERVLHNEQEVGKEPGRKRALSVQASLMTPVQPMLAEACKSIEYAMKKCPNGMFSEIKYDGERVQVHKNGDHFSYFSRSLKPVLPHKVAHFKDYIPKAFPGGHSMILDSEVLLIDNNTGKPLPFGTLGVHKKAAFQDANVCLFVFDCIYFNDVSLMDRPLCERRNFLHDNMVEIPNRIMFSEMKQVTKASDLADMINRVIREGLEGLVLKDVKGTYEPGKRHWLKVKKDYLNEGAMADTADLVVLGAFYGQGSKGGMMSIFLMGCYDPGSQKWCTVTKCAGGHDDATLARLQKELDMVKISKDPSKIPSWLKINKIYYPDFIVPDPKKAAVWEITGAEFSKSEAHTADGISIRFPRCTRIRDDKDWKSATNLPQLKELYQLSKEKADFTVVAGDEGHSTTGGSNGENGDTSGPAVSRKPSTSAKKTGGKQSDANSKGGNMTATKHSPVKTAEKPARKSSPVKVGQKRKAPEETPCQAKVLLLDIFTGVRLYLPPSTPDFSRLRRYFVAFNGDLVQEFDMASATHVLDSRNKNAEAQLVSPEWIWACIRKRRLVPPC, from the exons ATGGCGCGCTGCAGGGCCGAGCTGGGCAGGCCGTGTCGCCCCCCGGCCTGCGGCCCGCGAGAGCCGCGCTCACTCGCGACCCCTGCCCACTTCCCCCGGGCGCCGCGGTGGCCGTTGGAGCGGGAGGCCCGCGGTGTCCTCGTGGCCGTGGGGGGTTCGGGGGCCGCGGAGGAAGGCGT CAGCTGCATGACTTTGGCTCTTAAGATCCTCTTCCCACAAAGGCTCCGTGCCCTTGTCCGCAAAGAGCTGTGCCTGTTCCGAGACCAACGCCACTGGCCCCACATCAGACAGTTCAGCTGCTGGTTGGAAGCAGGTCTTCATGGGCGCCGCCTCCTCCAGGGAAGCAGGCCTGTTCTGTCCTTTGGAGGAGGTCCTCTGAGACCGCGTGCCACCTGCCTGGTTTTCCTGTCTGGGTCGCATGTGGGACTGTGCAGTGGCCCCCGGGAGATGGCTGAGCAACGGTTCTGCGTGGACTACGCCAAGCGTGGCACAGCTGGCTGCAAAAAATGCAAGGAAAAGATCGTGAAGGGCGTTTGCCGAATTGGCAAAGTGGTCCCCAATCCCTTCTCAGAATCCGGAGGGGAGATGAAAGAGTGGTATCACATTAAATGCATGTTTGAGAAGCTGGAGCGCGCCCGGGCCACGACCAAAAAAATTGAGGACCTCACAGAGCTGGAAGGCTGGGAAGAGCTGGAAGACAATGAGAAGGAGCAGATAGCCCAGCACATCGCAG ATCTGTCTTCCAAGGCAGCAGGCACACCAAAGAAGAAAGCTGTTGTCCAGGCTACGTTGACATCCACTGGCCAGGTGTCATCACCAGTGAAAGGCACCTCTTTTGCTACCAACGCCAATCCCCGGAAATTTTCTGGCTTTTCAG CTAAACCCAACAGTTCTGGGCCTCAAAGCTCCTCCAGCCCTACCCTTAAGGCAAGTCTGTCCTCAAGCAAATGTGACCCCAAGCACAAGGATTGTCTGCTGAGGGAGTTTCGGAAGTTGTGTGCCACAGTCGCTGAAAACCCCAGCTACAATACCAAGACCCAGATCATCCAGGACTTTCTGCGGAAAGGCTCTACAGGAG GTGGTTTCCATGGTGACACGTACCTGACAGTGAAGCTCCTGCTGCCAGGTGTCATTAAGAGTGTTTACAACTTAAACGATAAGCAGATTGTGAAGCTCTTCAGCCGTGTTTTTAACTGTAACCCGGATGATATGGCACGGGACCTAGAGCAG GGTGACGTGTCAGAGACGATCAGAGTCTTCTTTGAGCAGAGCAAGTCTTTCCCCCCAGCTTCCAAGAGCCTCCTTACCATCCAGGAAGTGGATGAATTCCTCTTGCGACTCTCCAAGCTCACCAAAGAGGATGAGCAGCAACAGGCCCTCCAGGACATCGCCTCCAG GTGTACAGCCAATGACCTGAAGTGCATCATCAGGTTGATCAAACATGACCTGAAAATGAACGCAGGTGCCAAGCATGT GTTAGATGCTCTTGACCCCAATGCCTACGAAGCCTTCAAAGCCTCACGCAACCTGCAGGACGTGGTGGAGCGGGTCCTGCACAACGAGCAGGAGGTGGGGAAGGAGCCAGGCCGCAAACGAGCTCTGAGCGTGCAGGCCTCGCTGATGACGCCTGTGCAGCCCATGCTG GCTGAGGCCTGCAAGTCCATTGAGTACGCGATGAAGAAATGCCCCAATGGCATGTTCTCCGAGATCAAGTATGACGGCGAGCGGGTGCAGGTGCATAAGAATGGTGACCACTTCAGCTACTTCAGCCGCAGTCTGAAGCCCGTCCTGCCTCACAAG gtGGCCCACTTTAAGGACTACATTCCAAAGGCCTTTCCTGGGGGCCACAGCATGATACTAGACTCGGAGGTGCTCTTGATTGACAACAATACAGGAAAACCACTGCCCTTTGGGACTCTGGGAGTGCACAAG AAAGCTGCTTTCCAAGATGCCAATGTCTGCCTGTTTGTGTTTGACTGTATCTACTTCAATGATGTCAGTTTGATGGATCG ACCTCTGTGTGAGCGTCGGAATTTTCTTCATGACAACATGGTTGAAATTCCCAACAGGATCATGTTCTCAGAAATGAAGCAAGTCACA AAAGCTTCGGACCTGGCCGACATGATCAACCGAGTGATCCGGGAGGGCTTGGAAGGGCTGGTGCTGAAGGATGTGAAG GGTACATACGAGCCTGGGAAGCGGCACTGGCTGAAAGTGAAGAAGGACTATCTGAATGAGGGTGCCATGGCTGATACGGCTGACCTCGTCGTCCTGGGGGCCTTCTATGGGCAGGGGAGCAAAG GTGGCATGATGTCAATCTTCCTCATGGGCTGCTATGATCCTGGCAGCCAGAAGTGGTGCACAGTCACTAAGTGTGCAGGAGGCCATGATGATGCGACTCTTGCTCGCCTGCAGAAAGAACTGGACATGGTAAAGATAAGCAAG GATCCCAGCAAAATACCAAGCTGGCTGAAGATCAACAAGATCTACTATCCTGACTTCATTGTCCCAGACCCAAAG AAAGCTGCGGTGTGGGAGATCACAGGGGCTGAATTCTCCAAGTCTGAAGCTCACACAGCTGACGGGATCTCCATCCGATTCCCTCGCTGCACACGAATCCGGGATGATAAGGACTGGAAATCTGCCACGAACCTCCCCCAACTCAAG GAGCTGTATCAGTTGTCCAAGGAGAAAGCTGACTTCACCGTGGTGGCTGGAGATGAAGGGCATTCCACTACAGGGGGCAGTAATGGCGAGAATGGTGACACCTCAGGGCCTGCTGTGTCCCGCAAACCCTCTACCAGTGCCAAGAAGACTGGAGGGAAGCAGAGTGATGCCAACAGCAAAGGTG GTAACATGACGGCCACAAAGCATTCtcctgtgaaaacagcagagaagCCAGCCAGGAAGTCTTCCCCAGTGAAAGTAGGACAGAAGCGGAAAGCTCCTGAGGAGACCCCATGCCAAGCGAAG gtgctgctgctggacATCTTCACTGGGGTGCGGCTCTACTTGCCCCCCTCCACGCCAGACTTCAGCCGTCTCAGACGCTACTTTGTGGCATTCAACGGAGACTTGGTACAAGAATTTGACATGGCTTCAGCCACACACGTGTTGGACAGCAGGAACAAGAATGCTGAGGCCCAGCTTGTCTCCCCAGAGTGGATTTGGGCGTGTATCCGGAAACGGAGACTGGTACCTCCCTGCTAG
- the LIG3 gene encoding DNA ligase 3 isoform X2 — protein sequence MARCRAELGRPCRPPACGPREPRSLATPAHFPRAPRWPLEREARGVLVAVGGSGAAEEGVSCMTLALKILFPQRLRALVRKELCLFRDQRHWPHIRQFSCWLEAGLHGRRLLQGSRPVLSFGGGPLRPRATCLVFLSGSHVGLCSGPREMAEQRFCVDYAKRGTAGCKKCKEKIVKGVCRIGKVVPNPFSESGGEMKEWYHIKCMFEKLERARATTKKIEDLTELEGWEELEDNEKEQIAQHIADLSSKAAGTPKKKAVVQATLTSTGQVSSPVKGTSFATNANPRKFSGFSAKPNSSGPQSSSSPTLKASLSSSKCDPKHKDCLLREFRKLCATVAENPSYNTKTQIIQDFLRKGSTGGGFHGDTYLTVKLLLPGVIKSVYNLNDKQIVKLFSRVFNCNPDDMARDLEQGDVSETIRVFFEQSKSFPPASKSLLTIQEVDEFLLRLSKLTKEDEQQQALQDIASRCTANDLKCIIRLIKHDLKMNAGAKHVLDALDPNAYEAFKASRNLQDVVERVLHNEQEVGKEPGRKRALSVQASLMTPVQPMLAEACKSIEYAMKKCPNGMFSEIKYDGERVQVHKNGDHFSYFSRSLKPVLPHKVAHFKDYIPKAFPGGHSMILDSEVLLIDNNTGKPLPFGTLGVHKKAAFQDANVCLFVFDCIYFNDVSLMDRPLCERRNFLHDNMVEIPNRIMFSEMKQVTKASDLADMINRVIREGLEGLVLKDVKGTYEPGKRHWLKVKKDYLNEGAMADTADLVVLGAFYGQGSKGGMMSIFLMGCYDPGSQKWCTVTKCAGGHDDATLARLQKELDMVKISKDPSKIPSWLKINKIYYPDFIVPDPKKAAVWEITGAEFSKSEAHTADGISIRFPRCTRIRDDKDWKSATNLPQLKELYQLSKEKADFTVVAGDEGHSTTGGSNGENGDTSGPAVSRKPSTSAKKTGGKQSDANSKGNMTATKHSPVKTAEKPARKSSPVKVGQKRKAPEETPCQAKVLLLDIFTGVRLYLPPSTPDFSRLRRYFVAFNGDLVQEFDMASATHVLDSRNKNAEAQLVSPEWIWACIRKRRLVPPC from the exons ATGGCGCGCTGCAGGGCCGAGCTGGGCAGGCCGTGTCGCCCCCCGGCCTGCGGCCCGCGAGAGCCGCGCTCACTCGCGACCCCTGCCCACTTCCCCCGGGCGCCGCGGTGGCCGTTGGAGCGGGAGGCCCGCGGTGTCCTCGTGGCCGTGGGGGGTTCGGGGGCCGCGGAGGAAGGCGT CAGCTGCATGACTTTGGCTCTTAAGATCCTCTTCCCACAAAGGCTCCGTGCCCTTGTCCGCAAAGAGCTGTGCCTGTTCCGAGACCAACGCCACTGGCCCCACATCAGACAGTTCAGCTGCTGGTTGGAAGCAGGTCTTCATGGGCGCCGCCTCCTCCAGGGAAGCAGGCCTGTTCTGTCCTTTGGAGGAGGTCCTCTGAGACCGCGTGCCACCTGCCTGGTTTTCCTGTCTGGGTCGCATGTGGGACTGTGCAGTGGCCCCCGGGAGATGGCTGAGCAACGGTTCTGCGTGGACTACGCCAAGCGTGGCACAGCTGGCTGCAAAAAATGCAAGGAAAAGATCGTGAAGGGCGTTTGCCGAATTGGCAAAGTGGTCCCCAATCCCTTCTCAGAATCCGGAGGGGAGATGAAAGAGTGGTATCACATTAAATGCATGTTTGAGAAGCTGGAGCGCGCCCGGGCCACGACCAAAAAAATTGAGGACCTCACAGAGCTGGAAGGCTGGGAAGAGCTGGAAGACAATGAGAAGGAGCAGATAGCCCAGCACATCGCAG ATCTGTCTTCCAAGGCAGCAGGCACACCAAAGAAGAAAGCTGTTGTCCAGGCTACGTTGACATCCACTGGCCAGGTGTCATCACCAGTGAAAGGCACCTCTTTTGCTACCAACGCCAATCCCCGGAAATTTTCTGGCTTTTCAG CTAAACCCAACAGTTCTGGGCCTCAAAGCTCCTCCAGCCCTACCCTTAAGGCAAGTCTGTCCTCAAGCAAATGTGACCCCAAGCACAAGGATTGTCTGCTGAGGGAGTTTCGGAAGTTGTGTGCCACAGTCGCTGAAAACCCCAGCTACAATACCAAGACCCAGATCATCCAGGACTTTCTGCGGAAAGGCTCTACAGGAG GTGGTTTCCATGGTGACACGTACCTGACAGTGAAGCTCCTGCTGCCAGGTGTCATTAAGAGTGTTTACAACTTAAACGATAAGCAGATTGTGAAGCTCTTCAGCCGTGTTTTTAACTGTAACCCGGATGATATGGCACGGGACCTAGAGCAG GGTGACGTGTCAGAGACGATCAGAGTCTTCTTTGAGCAGAGCAAGTCTTTCCCCCCAGCTTCCAAGAGCCTCCTTACCATCCAGGAAGTGGATGAATTCCTCTTGCGACTCTCCAAGCTCACCAAAGAGGATGAGCAGCAACAGGCCCTCCAGGACATCGCCTCCAG GTGTACAGCCAATGACCTGAAGTGCATCATCAGGTTGATCAAACATGACCTGAAAATGAACGCAGGTGCCAAGCATGT GTTAGATGCTCTTGACCCCAATGCCTACGAAGCCTTCAAAGCCTCACGCAACCTGCAGGACGTGGTGGAGCGGGTCCTGCACAACGAGCAGGAGGTGGGGAAGGAGCCAGGCCGCAAACGAGCTCTGAGCGTGCAGGCCTCGCTGATGACGCCTGTGCAGCCCATGCTG GCTGAGGCCTGCAAGTCCATTGAGTACGCGATGAAGAAATGCCCCAATGGCATGTTCTCCGAGATCAAGTATGACGGCGAGCGGGTGCAGGTGCATAAGAATGGTGACCACTTCAGCTACTTCAGCCGCAGTCTGAAGCCCGTCCTGCCTCACAAG gtGGCCCACTTTAAGGACTACATTCCAAAGGCCTTTCCTGGGGGCCACAGCATGATACTAGACTCGGAGGTGCTCTTGATTGACAACAATACAGGAAAACCACTGCCCTTTGGGACTCTGGGAGTGCACAAG AAAGCTGCTTTCCAAGATGCCAATGTCTGCCTGTTTGTGTTTGACTGTATCTACTTCAATGATGTCAGTTTGATGGATCG ACCTCTGTGTGAGCGTCGGAATTTTCTTCATGACAACATGGTTGAAATTCCCAACAGGATCATGTTCTCAGAAATGAAGCAAGTCACA AAAGCTTCGGACCTGGCCGACATGATCAACCGAGTGATCCGGGAGGGCTTGGAAGGGCTGGTGCTGAAGGATGTGAAG GGTACATACGAGCCTGGGAAGCGGCACTGGCTGAAAGTGAAGAAGGACTATCTGAATGAGGGTGCCATGGCTGATACGGCTGACCTCGTCGTCCTGGGGGCCTTCTATGGGCAGGGGAGCAAAG GTGGCATGATGTCAATCTTCCTCATGGGCTGCTATGATCCTGGCAGCCAGAAGTGGTGCACAGTCACTAAGTGTGCAGGAGGCCATGATGATGCGACTCTTGCTCGCCTGCAGAAAGAACTGGACATGGTAAAGATAAGCAAG GATCCCAGCAAAATACCAAGCTGGCTGAAGATCAACAAGATCTACTATCCTGACTTCATTGTCCCAGACCCAAAG AAAGCTGCGGTGTGGGAGATCACAGGGGCTGAATTCTCCAAGTCTGAAGCTCACACAGCTGACGGGATCTCCATCCGATTCCCTCGCTGCACACGAATCCGGGATGATAAGGACTGGAAATCTGCCACGAACCTCCCCCAACTCAAG GAGCTGTATCAGTTGTCCAAGGAGAAAGCTGACTTCACCGTGGTGGCTGGAGATGAAGGGCATTCCACTACAGGGGGCAGTAATGGCGAGAATGGTGACACCTCAGGGCCTGCTGTGTCCCGCAAACCCTCTACCAGTGCCAAGAAGACTGGAGGGAAGCAGAGTGATGCCAACAGCAAAG GTAACATGACGGCCACAAAGCATTCtcctgtgaaaacagcagagaagCCAGCCAGGAAGTCTTCCCCAGTGAAAGTAGGACAGAAGCGGAAAGCTCCTGAGGAGACCCCATGCCAAGCGAAG gtgctgctgctggacATCTTCACTGGGGTGCGGCTCTACTTGCCCCCCTCCACGCCAGACTTCAGCCGTCTCAGACGCTACTTTGTGGCATTCAACGGAGACTTGGTACAAGAATTTGACATGGCTTCAGCCACACACGTGTTGGACAGCAGGAACAAGAATGCTGAGGCCCAGCTTGTCTCCCCAGAGTGGATTTGGGCGTGTATCCGGAAACGGAGACTGGTACCTCCCTGCTAG